The Candidatus Hydrogenedentota bacterium DNA window GACTGCGTTCCGAAGGAGATCTCAATCTGTCGCCACTTCGAGCCGCGTGGGCGGTCACCAACCTCGGCCATGAAACCGAGGAATTGCTGGATCGAGATGCCGACTATTTTCTCCACCAGTCGCTTTCCACGCCGTGTTTGAATGTGCTGAAAGGCTGCGAAGGAATCTACCTCGAAGACCTTCAAGGCCGGCGAATCATGGACTTCCACGGCAACAGCGTCCATCAGGTGGGGTACAAGAACCCGCGCGTGATGGCAGCCATCCATGAACAACTCGAGACGTTGCCCTTCTGTCCCCGACGATATACGAACCGGACAGCAATAGCCCTTGCCGCCAAACTCGCGGAACTCGCCCCCGGCGACCTGAACAAGGTGCTGTTTGCGCCTGGAGGGACTACAGCAATCGGGATGGCGTTGAAGCTGGCGCGAGCGGCCACGGGGCGCTTCAAGACCATATCGATGTGGGAATCGTTTCACGGGGCCTCGCTCGACGCGATTTCCATCGGAGGCGAGGCCATCTTTCGCAAGGATATGGGGCCGCTGCTTCCGGGCGCCGAGCATGTGCCTCCGCCCGACCCGGCGCACTGTCCCTTCGGTTGCGGCAAAGAATGCACGCTGAAATGCGCGGACTACATCGAGTACGTGCTCGAACGCGAAGGGGACGTCGCCGCGGTCATCGCCGAGACCGTGCGGTGCACGCCGTTCATCCCCCCGCGCGAATACTGGACGAAGGTGCGCGCCGCATGCGACAAACACGGAGCCCTGCTGATTCTCGATGAGATCCCGACTTGCCTGGGGCGTACGGGAAAGATGTTCGCGTGCGAACACTACGGCATCGTGCCCGACATGCTCGTCATTGGCAAAGGGCTGGGCGGCGGAGTCATGCCCTTGGCCGCGCTCATTGCGCGGGAAGGGCTCGACGTGATGAAAGACCGCGCACTCGGCCACTACACCCACGAGAA harbors:
- a CDS encoding aspartate aminotransferase family protein; this translates as MREETSRLDRLRSEGDLNLSPLRAAWAVTNLGHETEELLDRDADYFLHQSLSTPCLNVLKGCEGIYLEDLQGRRIMDFHGNSVHQVGYKNPRVMAAIHEQLETLPFCPRRYTNRTAIALAAKLAELAPGDLNKVLFAPGGTTAIGMALKLARAATGRFKTISMWESFHGASLDAISIGGEAIFRKDMGPLLPGAEHVPPPDPAHCPFGCGKECTLKCADYIEYVLEREGDVAAVIAETVRCTPFIPPREYWTKVRAACDKHGALLILDEIPTCLGRTGKMFACEHYGIVPDMLVIGKGLGGGVMPLAALIAREGLDVMKDRALGHYTHEKNPVACAAGLATIACIEEDGLLEHATRLGEHALNRMRGMMDRHSIIGDVRGLGLLLGIELVKDRATREKANEAAERVLYAALARGLSFKLTMGNIITLTPPLTITQVELDTALDIIEECLP